The Arachis ipaensis cultivar K30076 chromosome B10, Araip1.1, whole genome shotgun sequence DNA window TACTCTTCCTTTTCTATACATTGCTaatatttctcttcttctcttttatgTTGCtacatatattttaaatatatgaaTTATCTCTATTATATTGAGTAATTATATTGATGAATATAATATTAATACTAAAACCATCTATTTatgtttctttattttatatctatttctctttctaatttatttattttacgaCAAAAAAAAAAGGCATTCTGACACTAAATATAAGTAGAACTCACTGCTTCGATGCTTGAATGTTTTCTGTGGGCCTTTTAGAGCCCAACAAAAACATCGCAATATATAGGGGTGTACATGACCCGACCCGGTCCGAAGACCCGACCCGATTCCGAACACTTTAGGagctaatttagtgtgatttcatcgggtctagggccggatAAGGATCTAAAAAATAGATccagtcattatttcgggtcatCCGAACTCGGTTCGGTGGCCCAGTCATCATACagaattaatattttgtgttattagtgatggatgatggctattcttatgtggaatttaaatattgtaaaccttaattttttgtgttattagtcattataagattataagttaatattttatgtttaaaatacataaaactttagactaatacataatattgtgttatttgtattgatttaaatatttggtgttattagacaatattagtattgattatggttatactataattttagaaaatggttggttcttgttatatttttttaagtgaattttactatatGAATTATGAAATAATAGTTGGagattaggtgatttttacatgctaaagacCGGGTTATATCCGATTTTTATTCGATTTTTACCCAATCTAAAAATACGTAGgtttcatcagatttaggatcaGATTAGGATCTACAAATTAGACTCGATCTATATTTCAAACCAAATCTAAATTAAGCCAAATCCGGTGTTACCGACATGTACACCCCCTAGCAATAGTGCAATACACAAGAGTGGGTCAGTGAAACACTCTCCCCTGACTTCAAAGATAATCGTGCATTCGtgctcttcttctttcttccttgaCGACGCCATAGCCACCAAAGATACCTTGTGGTTCCTTGCTTCTTGCAATTTCTTTGCTTGCTTTCCCTGCTGGTCAAAGAACGCCCACGCGGAACCCTCTTCATTTGCTTTCCGCCACCAGCCGCCAGGGCCTTGTGCTTGAGCAGCGACCTTGTGCATGAGCGCGGTCTGAATCGTTATCCAAGCTACGATTCACAATTTGGACTTGACACGTACGATTCTGACATTGAATCGAACATTTTGAGGCATGTGTGATTCAAGCCAACGATTTGAATCGAAGACGCCCGGACTCGTATCGACTCGCATGATTCCCGATTCGGAATCGCAGATTCGACTACCTTGTGACGAACGACAATAGCTGTGGTGACGTTTCGGGCTTTCACCTGCTCTCTTGCCTGCCACCCCAACTGAATCTGCGATCCAATCACCTCGCCTATGGCCGTCGACGACAGGTGGTGCGTCGTCACCGGAGGTCGCGGCTTCGCCGCCCGCCACCTGGTGGAAATGTTGATCCAAGACAACACCTACTTTGTTCGCATCGCAGATCTCGGAGCCACTATCGAACTCGAACCGTCCGAACAACTCGGGACTCTAAGCCAAGCCTTGAGCTCTGGTCGCGCCCAATACGTCTCTCTCGATCTTCGTAATAAGGAACACGTCCTCAAAGGTTACCCCTCCTAACTGCTTCAATGTCGtttatcaaaaattcaaaacgTATGGTGTTTAACGGTGTCGTTTCTCGTTGCAGCATTGGAAGGTTGTGAGGTTGTTTTCCACATGGCTGCTCCAAACTCATCCATTAACAACTATCAGCTTCATCATTCTGTCAATGTCCAAGGTAAAATGCTCAATCTTATGTTTGCTTTTTCTTCCTGGAATGCCAACTGTTTGATGGAACGTTTGAAAGGAAAGTAACTGACATTGAGATTTTTGTTTTGCAAGGAACACAGAATGTCATTGATGCTTGTGTTCAACTTAGAGTGAAGCGGCTTGTTTACACCAGCTCATCTAGTGTTGTATTTGATGGCGTTCATGGAATTCACAATGGAAAGGAATCAATGCCCTATCCACCTAAGGTACCTGCCATAACTACTCTCGATGTTGCTTGTAACATGAGATAATGCATACATTTTGTATTGGCTTGGTGGATGGtgcattttatattatatttttcggGACTTGAAATGTTTCTCAATCTTGTTAACCTGTTATTTATGTAATTGGCACGGTCCTAAACTGAGTTTTGCACTGCTTTCAGCATAATGATCATTATTCTGCTACTAAAGCTCAGGGTGAGGCATTGGTTTTGAAGGCTAATGGAACTAGTGGGATCCTGACATGCTCGCTACGTCCTAGTAGCATTTTTGGGCCTGGTGATAGACTGATGGTGCCTTCGTCAGTTGATGCTGCCAAGGCAGGGAAAACTAAGGTAAATATTGCTGTACCTTCTAATTCTGTGGATATGGTTTTCTGTATGCAACTTTGTTTCTGGCATCATCATTGTACTTTGTGTTCATGTAGCAATTTGAGTATGGGCTATAGAATACATTTTTGTAGTTTTTGCGTGATTTAGGCAGGCTTAATGTTTATTCGATCTGTTCTCTGCTCTTTATATCCTATCCCCTTTGGGCTGAGCAGAATGAGAAGAGTTAGCAATTAGCTTGACTTTACTGCTTTGTAGAGCCTTGTAGCTGATGCTATGGCATACTTCCTGACTCTTAATGTGAGTTTCTGCTGAAGGCTATGCTTTGCACTGCATTTGTAGTGAGTGCCCTAATAAATTTTTGTACTCTCCTTCAATAGCTTATTAATCCACATTTTTTGGTATATAAATATTTGTTTAATTATGTAAATGAAGATTAAACATGGACATCTTAGAAGGCGGTGATGATGATCCTGCTCTATTGTAGATGGGTTGTTAGTTATTCACAGGTGTACATTCTTTAGAAACCACAGTTGCTAACATGATGATGAGTTGATGATACATTTAAGGGTAGAATTTCTTCTTTTGGGTGAATGACAGGACCTAGAAAATATATGTTTCAGCAAAGACATTATGTTTGACGTAGTTAGTTTGTTAGATtctaatttaatcaaattattCATTTCATGAAAGATTCATTAGGCATTTGCATACTGAAGGAGGGGGTGGGGAAGGAACTTGGTTATTAGCATGATAAGGTAGGAAATTAGCAGTTTCTGTAGTGTTTTCATGCTGAAGTTTTTTCCCCCTCTGTTTCCTGTAGGCATATTTCATAACAAATATGGAACCTATAAAATTTTGGGAATTCATGTCACTTATTCTAGAAGGTCTTGGATATGAAAGGTATACTGTGAGTCATTTGATATTTCTTGCTCTCATTTTGCttatgctatttatttatttatttttttgattgaTTGAATGTAAGaactcattttttttattgtggCCCTCCGGATGTGAAAGCAAAGTTTCTCAATTCATGTGAATTTAGCATGAAAATTAGCATGGTCCATTATTTGCAAAAGATACGAATTGGAAAATACTAGCAATATTTACTATCACACTGGAGACTTGTAGTTAAATCCTAATCAAATACTTAAGCTAAAATAAGAAAGATATACAACAAAAAACCTTATTCCACTTGGTAGGGTTGATTATATGAATCAAATAATATCATTGTGTCTTATCATGTATCATGTTTGCGGTGAGATAGTTCATACAGAGATCTTGCTTGACCACTTTATGTAGAGTCCTTTTAGGTCATCGCCTACCCCTAACAACTAGTTTATCTGCTATCTGATCCTCCATTCTCACTAGATGCTCTACTGGTCTTCTcttcacatgtccaaaccacctaaaATGAGATTGCACAATCTTTTCAACAATGGGAGCTACTCCAATTTTTTCTCTCATATCCTGGTTCCTTATTATGTCCATACGCATATGACTGCTCATCCATCGAAGCATACTCCTTTGGGTCACATTGAATATAAGTTCATGTTCATCTTTTGCCGGTCAACACTCTGTTCATACAACATAATTGGTCTAAAGGCAGTGCGATAAAATGTACCCTTAAGTTTTAGATGTActttttttgtcgcatataaaaataaaaattgaagcaCTCTGCCATTTTGACTAACTTCCTTGAATCCTATAATTTACATCATCATCTATTTCTCCATTGTCTTGAATAATACCACCAAGATACTAAAATCTCGTGGTATAATATCTTTTCCGATTTTCATTTTTGTGCAAGTCTTTCCCCTTCCGCTGCTAAACTTGCATTCTATATACTCATCTTAGTGTGACTTATGCGCAAACCATGTACTTTCTCTCCAAGTCCAACTTCTCATTCAAATCTTCTTGCTATTCTTCCAAAGACGATGTCATCCGTGAAGAGTGTGCTCCATGGTACAAGTTCTTGAATATGCGTGGTAAGCACTTCCAACACAAGTTTGAAAAGATACGGGCTTAGAGATGACTCTTGGTGTAATCATACACCGATAGAAAATTATTCTGTTACACCATATTGGGTTTTACACTAGTTGTAACCCCATCGTATATGTCCTTAATTACATGAATATATGTAATACTTACTCTCTTCCTCTCCAAAACCTTCCAAAGGTATCCTATCATATGCTTTTTCAAGTTAATAAAAACCATGTGTAGATTCTTTTGTTACTTCAGGGCCTCTCCATCATTCTCCATTTCTCCTTAACAACTATATAGACTTTATGGTATATCTTACTGGGATAAAGACCAAACTCTAAACTCCGAAACATGAGTCTCTTGTTTCAACCTTTATCCTATCACCCTTTCCCACAGCTGCATTGTTGGCTCATGCGCTTGATCCTTCTATAGTTTTCACAACTTTGTATATTTCCCTGATTCTTGTAGATAAGGACTAAAATGTTCTTCCTCCATTTGTTTGACATCTCTTAGACCTTAAAATATCATTAAAGAGTTTAGTTAACCAACAGACGCTTTTTCTTCCTAAACCTTTCTAAACTTCAATAGGGATATTAACCAGGCTCACTACTCTACCATTCTTCATCCCTTTTAGAGTCTCCTTAACTTCAAAATCTCAAATTTTTTGGTAGTAAATGAAGTTTTGGTCCTCCTCCCTTGTTTGTAACAAACCTGAGCATGAAAGAGTCTTATGTCCATCATTAAATAACTTGTGAAAGTAGCTCTTCCATCTGTTGTTGATGTTCTCGTTTGTGGCCAAAACTTAACCATTATTGTCTTTAATGCACTTAACTTGATCcaaatttatattttctttcttgaCCCTTCACTATGTTGTAAATGCATGTTTCCCCTTTTTACATACCCAAAGACTGATAAAACTCTAATAaactcttgttcttgcttcacttactgCCATTTTTGTCTCCTTAACCGTCTTATACTTATTCCAATTTTCACATTGCGGCATAAAAACCATACTTTAAAACATTCCCTCTTCATGTTTACCTTCTCTTGCACACTTGTCGCCCATCATGATTCTTTATCTCTAGCTCCATTACCTCTAGTCTCTTTGTTTGTTACCTTTCATCTGCCACCTCCTAGTCCTTGGGTTCCTCTTTTGTCTACTTCTCCACACCTTTCACTAAACACAAAAATCCATAATAAGCACCCTATGTTAGGTAGTCAAACTCTCTTGTGGGATAATTTTGGTCGGATTTTTTTAACACCCTATGTGCTGTTCATCCTACATGACCTCTACCCTGTTTATAATACAACCATTCTGGCAAACCATCAGCTTGTCACTAAAATTTTGTGACACCACATACTTAAACAAAAACTTACATGTTATTTGTTGTTCAATAATGTGGAAGGTGCAACCCTATGCTGAGCATAGGTCTGAAGTTGCTATCAAATAAGGATATGGGATTATCGGAAATTTTCATCTTATCGTAGCTGTTATTTGGTATCCtttcaatttttaattataatcaGATAAAATTCCTTTCTGCTACCTCTCTTTTTGTGGGATTGTTCACTGCTGCTCTGGTTTTTCTTTTATATGTTAATGAGAATGTTGGTTTCTACTTTTCTATcattattaataaataataatttctatGTTTCTGTATCTCTTATAgttaaattgaaaagaaatatgGGATATAGTTTTGCTTATCCCACCAAAAAACTGTAAAAGTGTAGTCATGGCACTATCAATTCCTTTTATTTGTTAGCTGAGTTCATTTAGTTTGCAGGCCAAGAATAAAGATCCCTGCCTTTGTTCTCATGCCAATTGCACTATTGGTGGAATATACATATAAGCTGCTAGGTCCATATGGTATGAAGGTGCCTCAGTTAACACCTTCAAGAGTAAGACTCCTATCTTGCAACAGAACTTTTGATTGCTCAAAAGCAAAGGAGCGCCTTGGATATGAACCCATTGTAACGCTAAAGGTTTTGTGATATTTCTTATTTTATTATGCATTGAATATTTTGGTTTATTGTTTTGTAGAACTTTTGTGTAGTTTCTAAGTTTATGTATATCCTTTGTGATCTATATTCCTTGCAATCTTGGCACATTGATAAAATAAAACAATGTTCAATTCTGGAATTCCACTCATAATTGATAATATTGAGTTAATATCATTATCTTGAAGTCAACTATTGGATTTGACTTGTAAAATATATGGTGTTTTATTCACAAAGGTTCATATTTTTATGGTGGTGAGTGTAGATGCTAGTCCTAGTTGTTGCCTGGTGTTTCATTTCTAATGTGATTGCAATTTAGGGTTTGCGTAGGACAATTGATTCATTTTCACACTTGAGGGCTGAAAATCAACTCAAGCCCAAAAGAGAAGGTCCCTCGAAAGCTTCAGTATATCTTGGGAGTGGAAGAGGTATGAATAATCAACTATAATCCATTTAACTTATTTGATTAGAAACTCTGGATATGCTGATTTGTTTAATGCTGTTTTAGGTTTGTTGTAAAAGAAATCTGAAAGGCATATATTCATTTTCAAAGGCAAATAAACTTGGGGAAATCATGATTACTAATGTGGCATTTAGCCTCTAACCCGTGGGCCACTCTTCATAAAATACTATCTATTCTATATAGGTCTATGTTGATATGAAGCATTGCATTTTACCTTTGTAATTTCTTATTGATGTGAAAGTGCAAAGAACAAGTGTTGGAACTTAGAAGTTCCGACTTAGAGTTGGTATTCTAACTCAATCCATTATCATAATCTATTAATGGTAATGGTTTCATATCGCTTTTACCTAATGTACAAACACAACACTGTTACCGTTTGGTGCTGGGAGTGATTTTACAATTTACTTTTATCTATCTATTGGTTATAACTTGTAACTGATGTACTTATTTGCAGTTGCTGACACATTGCTTTGGAAGGATAGAAAGCGAACGATCACCACATTGTTAGTCTTGATTGCAATATACTTAAGCTTCATTGCACCTGGGAATACTTTCATTACTGCTCTTTCAAAGCTTCTGTTGTTCGTATTGATCTTTTTATTCATTCATGGGATTCTACCGGCAAAAGTGTACGTACACTATTTACTGTTCAATGGTTAATTGTCAATTACATGATGATACTGATATGTGTTAGCTCACCCAGTAATGAATGATATATATACTTTGTAACCATGAAGATGATCTGGCTGTTTTGAAGCTTTGTAGTCCAGTTTCCGATGTGAAGATAAATGCTAACCCTCTCTTGTACTCTATGTATATGAAGATTGGGGTACACTGTTCAGAAAATGCCCAAATCCTGGTTTCACTTATCAGAAGACATGTCACATCAACTTGCTGTCTCCGTGGTATCAGTATGGAATATTCCTATGAATGTTTTGAAATCCCTTGCACAAGGGACCGAGTGGATGCTATTCTTTAAGGTACCTAAACTGCATTGCATTTTCCCCCTTGCCATTGCTTGCTGCTGCAATGCCTATGGAATATATAAGATGCATTTAGTGATCTACAACTTAAGTTGTGAAATTTGCTGAAAAAGTGAAGGCCTTAAATTTGGAACTGTCATTTCAAAATTTCATGTAAGTTAGATTTTGACTATGGGGAGGATTAGAATTAGATATCCAGATTACTTCAATTTACTAAGGATAAAGTTTCTCAAGTATCTAGTGCGCTGAAATATCTTTGCCTTGATCAATAGGTTGTTTTCTCTTTGCTCCTTCTTAGCTTCTTTGGTGCATTTTCACTTCAGAACTTATATAAGATAGGTatatgctctctctctctctctctctctctgacagATTTTGCACATGTATGTACCATTTGCTTGCACAAAAAATTATACTGCTAGACTTGCCTCCACTTAATTAAATGATTGAATCTATTCATACTACAAGCTTCACACTTGTATTTGTTTATTATGAGTGAACTAACTATTCATAGGCAATTCTAAATTGCTGCCATACCCATACCGGGTAATTACCTGCTAGTGGTGCTACTTATCAACTAAGTATTACAATAAACAAATACTTCCTAAATATAAATTACTTTTCATAAAACATCAATCATGCACTTCAAAAATGAGaatctaaaaaatttaatttttcattaCTTATTGTGCATTTATTAAAGAACAAAATTTTAGAAGTTTCTATTCAAAGTTCATTTTGCACTTGTATGTACCATTTGCCTGCACAAAAAATTATACTGCTAGACTTGCCTCCACTTAATTAAATGATTGAATCTATTCATACTACAAGCTTCACACTTGTATTTGTTTATTATGAGTGAACTAACTATTCATAGGCAATTCTAAATTGCTGCCATACCCATACCGGGTAATTACCTGCTAGTGGTGCTACTTATCAACTAAGTATTACAATAAACAAATACTTCCTAAATATAAATTACTTTTCATAAAACATCAATCTTGCACTTTAAAATATGAGaatctaaaaatttgaagttttCAATACTTTTGTTGTGCATTTATTAaaggaaataaatttaaaaagtttcTATTCAAAGTAATCTCAACAAGTGCCCTAAGGGCACTAGTTAGCAGAACCTTCAAAATATGTGATTTGCGAGTAAAGTAATACTAACGTGTTTGAATCCGCAGTTCCTTGATGGTAAATTGGTAATGAATAATGATGATAGTTTctctttttcttgtcatttacaggACTTACCACTGCATTTATTGCTTTCTACATTTatgaaaagaaagaggaagaaattgATGACTTATTCATAAAAGCACTTTCTTTTGGATGCAAATTGAAATCTGATGCCATAAGGAAGTTCCTTCCTTCTAAGAAGAGTGAGTGATAGCTTGTAACCCCTAGTTTTTTCTTGGATAAGGGGATGAGCAATATCTCAAGTTTTGTATGCTGTGGAGTTCATTGTATGACTGTACAATACtgggattttttatttatattgaaCTAACCTATAAAATGTTAGTATTTATTTGTTAATTCTTAAGCTGGTTTGGAATTCAAAATTACAATGCGTAGCAATTTCTCTACTAGAGACATGATGTAGCATTCTTGGACTAGAAAATGCATAGTTTCTTTGTTTTAATCTGACTGCTTCGACATTTAaatatctttaatttcttaggtCGAAGACATTTAAATATCTAAATGATATATTCATCATTTGTGCTAAACCCATGCTTATTATGACTTCGTGAGCAAAATTGTAAAACCATGAGCTGGTAATAGAAAGAGTTGTGAGACGCCCTTATATTCAACATATTTCTAATGTCAAAAATGATTCTTAGGTTCTAATATGGGAGATTTAAGTTCTTGTTACCAGTTTAACTAATTTGGATTGATCTAATAGTTAGTTTACTGGTCTACTTAATCAAGTGTTGggagtttgaattttactttgtCCACACAACAACTTATTAGTTAgtgacaaatttttaaataaagtttCGATCTGTTATGGATTAGTATTTGGTCTGTCCAGTTGGAGAATACCGTGGCGTGGAGAAACCAAAAAAGGTTCTTGTTATCCATTTAACTCGTGCCTCCTTTATTAAAACAAACTTGGAAAAAAAACTGTTATATAATATATGTATTTAAGctttatattaaaatttattttatccNTTTCATTAAaactaataaatttttaattgacTTTATAAAACCAAGTCATGCTTTCTTGATCTAGTGTATAGTCCAATAAGTCACATATATTAAGTATACATGTTTAAAGgttacaacaataacaacaaagtcTTATCTAAGTGAGGTCGGCTACATGGATCTAACAATATCATTGCAACCTATTATGTATTATGTTTATAATGAAATTATTGACGCCGAATCTCTTTTAACAACCCAATGTGTggtcttaaatattttttaaccaCATAATGTATGGTCTTTTTAAATATTTCTCTATCATTTGCCATTGTGTGAATAGTTATCCTAATAAAAACAAGTTGCTAGTTGGGACCTGGAATAACCGGAAAGGATTGAAAACCTTACTTTTGTGGGGGTAATGGTAGTGTGATGATATCCATAAGGGTGGCCCTCACTGGCTCACTTATCACTTATGTAAATTGTCATTGCCAGACTAACACCATGTCCATGGAATGTGCGGTTTGCATGTCTCTTACTGTTTGGAATAATGTGTACTGCACAATGCGCATCGTGTTTGTGTAGGTCAGCAAAGTGCAATTTGTAGAGGAATACTTTACTGGAATTTACTGGAGCAAGAGGACTCTCTTGTCCAAGTTAAACCATTATTATAGGACTGTAGTAGCCTAGTAGGGGCTGCGCTCCTCAATAGTATATGTTAAGTTTAATTACTTCCTCAAATTCAAAAGGCAAAAAATAATGCTATTAGAATAGACCTGCATTTTGGCTGTATTATTGAATTAATTAGTGCCTTATTAGCTTGCACAATCAGGTATGGTTACAAACATAGTAATCACTATTCTATTTAATACAAGTatgaatattattaatattttgataattaaaaatgacattcaattattttattttatttttcatgaatcATGACAACATgtgtttttaataatattattataactaaatgatattaaaaaatataaattgttgaaaaaaaaagaagtgatatATAAGCAACAAAGACACTATATAACTTATGAATATAATTatacaaagaaataaaaaaattaatgaatacaATCACACAATTACCTAATACATAcgtttagtaaattaaaaaaataaaaataaaagctatgGTCATCCACCAAATTTCAGTTGTGCAAAAAATAGTAagaataaagagagagaaagagaaagagaaagagaaagagatatGAGATTATGTGAGAGGAGATAAAAAAAATGTGTGAAGTGAATATAAGAATGAGTGATAGTATGAAAGGAGAAGAGAAGGAATTagattttaatcaaatttatacctattaaaaaaattaacattaacattgagggttttttatttaaattaaataaatatagcatttatgaaaataaataaacattgAAGTAATTACAAAAATACATCCTCAGTCAAAAATGAACACATCTCGGATGCACAGACCCGTTCTATGATAGGGCGTCTGCAAGTCATATCTCGAATGCAACCGTGATATGTACATGCGCTGATATCGGACACTGAACATCTGAGATATGCGCGTTTTGTGATTGGGGTCAGTGCATCCGAGATAAACGCAATTATCCAGGATGGGGGATCAGCATCCGAGATACACGTGGTTGCGTATATAAGTCACAACATCCGGGAAGAATGTGCATTAGAACCCTTTTTCCAATTTTATGAGCTTCTAAACGTGTAAAATCGAGTTCTTTCACAAAATATGGCCCCCCGATCTCTTCTCCGCACGCTCAACGGCATCCATCTCATTCCGGATCTGAGTAGATACCGGCCTTCCCGATGCCTTCCGTCGCATGGCTGGATTGGGCTTCAGCCATGCACCATACCATGGAGGCCACATCTTTTTGTGTGGTATTGGCGGAAACTTCATCTTGTATACCTTGAATATAGAGGCCATCGTGTACAGGGGTCCACGAAATAACCCCACTTGATGCTCGCAGCTGCACATGCCGCCATGGCGTGTCGACATGGGTAATGTAATGACTGGAACAGAACACAGTCACATGTATGCACGGTCAAACGAATGCGATATGAAGTCTGTGACCAACCATCCACCGGCTCCATCTCTTCCACGCTAAACTCACAATGGGTGACTTGCATCATCGGCAGGCTCTTTCTGTTCTTATCTCTAGCTGCCAACAGCCGCTGCGAGTAGATCTATCCACCTGTAACTGAGCATGTGCTTCGCGATCTCTGCGCACAAAAAGCTGTTGCAACCTCTCATATGTTGCCCTAATAATCACTGCCACTGGAAGATTCTCCATTCCCTTCAACACGACATTTATACACTCCGATAggttcgtcgtcatgtgaccatACTAATGACCTTCGTCGCAATGTTGCAACCATAAATCCTTCCTGAAACAAAGCTCCCAATCCACCATTCATGGGATAGTGTACCTAAAGCATCCAAGTACCAGTCGCAGCCCTCCTTGCTTGGACTGTATGCAGCATTTATAAGGTACCTCTTACCCTCGGTCGATTTGAACCTTGAATTGAATTTTGAAGTCATGTGCTGGATGCAGTAAGCATGATATGCCGATGGAGGATGCCATCCACTGTAAGGTGCATTGAGAGCGGCGTGAATGGCCTGTGATCTATCTGATATGATAAGGATTCCTGGATGTGGAGTAACATGTTATCTCAAATTCGAGAGGAAAAACGACCATGACTCAGTTGTCTTAGACTCAACTAATGAGAAAGCTATGGGAAGAATATTGTTGTTACCATCTTAAGCCATGGCAATTAAAAGCACGGCCCCGTACTTTCTGTACAAGTGTGTTCCGTCCACGGATACAAAGGGCTTGCAATGCTTAAACGCTTCAATACATAGAGGAAATGCCCAAAAGAACTTTATCAAACTGACTCCACTCTTCGTCAACCA harbors:
- the LOC107620898 gene encoding 3beta-hydroxysteroid-dehydrogenase/decarboxylase; its protein translation is MAVDDRWCVVTGGRGFAARHLVEMLIQDNTYFVRIADLGATIELEPSEQLGTLSQALSSGRAQYVSLDLRNKEHVLKALEGCEVVFHMAAPNSSINNYQLHHSVNVQGTQNVIDACVQLRVKRLVYTSSSSVVFDGVHGIHNGKESMPYPPKHNDHYSATKAQGEALVLKANGTSGILTCSLRPSSIFGPGDRLMVPSSVDAAKAGKTKVNIAVPSNSVDMVFCMQLCFWHHHCTLCSCSNLSMGYRIHFCSFCVIAYFITNMEPIKFWEFMSLILEGLGYERPRIKIPAFVLMPIALLVEYTYKLLGPYGMKVPQLTPSRVRLLSCNRTFDCSKAKERLGYEPIVTLKEGLRRTIDSFSHLRAENQLKPKREGPSKASVYLGSGRVADTLLWKDRKRTITTLLVLIAIYLSFIAPGNTFITALSKLLLFVLIFLFIHGILPAKVLGYTVQKMPKSWFHLSEDMSHQLAVSVVSVWNIPMNVLKSLAQGTEWMLFFKVVFSLLLLSFFGAFSLQNLYKIGLTTAFIAFYIYEKKEEEIDDLFIKALSFGCKLKSDAIRKFLPSKKSE